Proteins from a single region of Thunnus albacares chromosome 16, fThuAlb1.1, whole genome shotgun sequence:
- the LOC122999602 gene encoding mitogen-activated protein kinase-binding protein 1-like isoform X1 — MPGDGFTIKSRIRNLLRSPSIKQNKNRKENLTSKVTLEKVLGITASGNSGLACDPRSGLVAYPAGCVVVLLNPKKNRQHHIINTSRKTITALSFSPDGRYLVTGESGHLPAVRLWDVAERRQVAELQKHKYGISCVAFSPNSKYIVSVGNQHDMMVNVWAWKKDVVVAANKVSSKVTGVSFSEDSSYFVTAGNRHVKFWYLDHCKANKASAPVPLLGRSGLLGELRNNFFCDVACGRGSKSDSTFCITSSGLLCEFNSKRMLDKWVDLRTGVAQSLSLSEDMIFCGCADGTVRAFSPIDLHFVCTLPRPHPLGSDVSAITEASHLFSTKTDTRYPDSTAVTYDPVSNWLSCVYSDHSLYVWDVRDVNRAGKVHSALFHAACVWDLEMFPDVPGDMGAGLSSGAFLTSSADNTIRLWHMEETHVHSQNILSSDLLNIIYIDGNTAALQDPECMTNVNADKLGDGQAAESRTGIRTICVSPDGKHLASGDRNGMLRVHDLSSMEEILKVDAHDAEILCLEYSKPETGLKLLATASRDRLIHVLDAEDDYSLVQTLDEHSSSITAVRFAANDNKVRMISCGADKSIYFRTAHKTDRGTEFRRSHHMVRKTTLYDMGVDSTCKYAAVGCQDRCIRIFNISSGKQKKLYKGSLSEDGSLLRVQIDPSGQYVATSCSDKNISIFDFYTGECVATMFGHSEIVTGMKFTNNCKHLISVSGDSCIFVWRLAPELTISMRERLCQLRQNPNTPPCKTSSLRREVYSAPALGALSSDSDHEHDEEDGAENEDSNDQEDNITNTSFDSSHGEEDTGGSDEGQDWELTKRGVVGQVTPDSAKRPRRRWSHRMGSLELIVKSMMDLRQLETFAHKKNPNCPPYDRERQSMSSLQDPMQQLEERAKRHRPWPHADWLSSHTSKGIKGTDGVVLYPEENEDDTGLPGSEYLVKEQHCRMQGRAIRSESQDSRSPDSACSLGYDSRESSPEHVLDDSVDVESLSQDSSDEENEEREEEELKAELTSMDEALRTVTDAAEHCQEDFLKQNFETLADSCSAAEQSRVPRLSMSSRFLARGHNNRGVPQFAKVHGKGQGSHSAKPPVSKVRPLMEDGQSRNTEDKTPVSPGRIEQPNRLDAVATERDCAPTLRPQKKKTSGSHLWRLSNPPAKAPMLLDRATCLQKSHSAQDLASDPHHSPVPSSDRRELRKRPQQLFLDHDMPRPSFHFSSPSSGSPQSPQSPLPWESPKLKPQHSYMNPTASSMAKSSRSSSLGEDIQMGIPPNSPSFPKGRRLSGELEVELPLLTSSPVTAFPSPVSSPLSPLSCPLPNSPSPTVPHRTATVSPNSSLPQNIPPSRIPLPKQPLSPRRSLCLEVKPNSSLCGGATTRASTPNIGPGCDVASTAVNKQALGRNLSLSLDPSLLSSLPVKQRRESMSESTKEPGQVAVAKECPLVPEQAYTSIADPQPDHSITLETCRQAVTELHNSLRTTIMLYTTVLHCGPEPTEDQQEMKSILSEALFTVKAELDSLPYPNSQCEEARGDQEIKGEGDKALALLEQYAELLLKSVERRLDTKT; from the exons atgcctGGCGATGGGTTCACGATCAAAAGTCGCATCAGGAATTTGCTGCGCTCTCCATCAATCAAACAGAACAAGAACAGGAAAGAAAATCTCACCAGCAAG GTAACTCTGGAAAAGGTCCTCGGCATCACCGCCTCAGGAAACAGCGGTCTGGCCTGCGACCCCCGATCCGGACTAGTCGCATATCCTGCAGG GTGTGTGGTAGTCTTGCTGAACCCCAAAAAGAACAGACAGCACCACATTATTAACACATCAAG AAAGACCATCACGGCTCTGTCCTTCTCCCCTGATGGCAGGTACTTGGTCACAGGAGAG AGCGGCCATCTACCAGCGGTGAGATTGTGGGACGTAGCAGAACGAAGACAGGTGGCGGAGCTCCAGAAGCACAAATATGGCATCTCCTGCGTGGCCTTTTCCCCGAACAGCAAGTACATTGTCAGCGTGGGAAACCAGCACGACATGATGGTCAACGTCTGGGCGTGGAAA AAAGATGTAGTAGTGGCTGCCAACAAGGTGTCCAGTAAGGTGACAGGTGTGTCTTTCTCTGAGGACAGCTCCTACTTTGTAACTGCAGGGAACAGACATGTCAAGTTCTGGTATCTGGATCACTGCAAGGCCAACAAG GCCAGTGCTCCTGTCCCTCTGCTGGGCCGCTCGGGGCTGCTGGGAGAGCTGAGGAACAACTTCTTCTGTGATGTGGCTTGTGGGCGAGGCTCCAAATCTGACTCCACCTTCTGCATCACCTCCTCGGgcctgttgtgtgaatttaacAGCAAGAGGATGCTGGACAAGTGGGTGGACCTACGG ACGGGCGTGGCccagtctctgtctctgtctgaggATATGATCTTCTGCGGCTGCGCTGATGGAACAGTGCGAGCCTTCAGCCCCATCGATCTGCACTTTGTCTGCACGCTGCCACGGCCGCACCCCCTTGGCTCTGACGTCTCGGCCATCACTGAGGCCAG CCACCTATTCTCCACCAAGACGGACACCCGTTACCCAGACTCCACTGCTGTTACCTACGACCCCGTCAGCAACTGGCTCAGCTGTgtttatagtgatcacagtCTGTATGTGTGGGATGTGAGAGACGTCAACAGGGCGGGGAAGGTGCACTCTGCCCTCTTCCATGCTGCTTGTGTCTGGGACCTGGAG ATGTTTCCAGATGTTCCTGGGGATATGGGTGCCGGTCTGTCATCAGGTGCATTTCTTACTTCTTCAGCTGATAACACCATCAGACTGTGGCACATGGAGGAAACTCATGTTCATTCTCAAAATATCCTCAGCAGT GATCTCCTGAATATTATCTACATAGATGGAAACACTGCTGCCTTGCAGGATCCAGAATGTATGACAAATGTGAATGCAGATAAACTAGGGGATGGacaggcagcagagagcaggacaGGCATCCGGACCATCTGTGTCAGTCCAGACGGCAAACATCTGGCATCTGGAGATCGCAACGGGATGCTGAG GGTTCATGACCTCAGCAGCATGGAGGAGATTCTGAAAGTGGATGCCCATGATGCTGAAATCCTCTGTCTTGAGTACAGTAAACCAGAAACAG GTCTGAAGCTGTTGGCTACAGCTAGCAGGGACCGTCTGATTCATGTCTTGGATGCTGAGGATGACTACAGTCTGGTACAGACACTCGACGAGCACTCTTCATCCATAACAGCCGTCCGCTTTGCTG CTAACGACAACAAGGTGAGGATGATCAGTTGCGGGGCAGACAAGAGCATCTACTTCCGCACTGCACACAAG ACTGACAGAGGAACAGAGTTCAGGCGTTCTCACCACATGGTGAGGAAGACCACACTGTATGACATGGGTGTCGACTCCACCTGCAAGTACGCTGCTGTCGGCTGTCAGGACCGCTGCATCag GATTTTCAACATCAGCAGTGGCAAACAGAAGAAACTCTACAAAGGATCACTGAGTGAAGATGGCAGTCTGCTCAGG GTTCAGATCGATCCCTCAGGTCAATATGTGGCCACAAGCTGCTCCgataaaaacatcagcatcttCGACTTCTACACAGGGGAGTGTGTCGCCACTATGTTCGGACACTCTG AGATTGTCACTGGGATGAAGTTTACCAACAACTGCAAGCATTTGATTTCTGTGTCAGGGGACAG CTGTATCTTTGTGTGGCGACTGGCTCCGGAGCTGACAATCAGCATGAGAGAGAGGCTCTGCCAGCTCAGACAAAACCCAAACACACCGCCATGCAAGACCTCCAGTCTCAG GCGAGAGGTGTACAGCGCCCCGGCTTTGGGTGCTCTGTCCTCTGACAGTGATCACGAACACGATGAGGAGGATGGAGCAGAGAATGAAGACTCCAACGACCAAGAAGACAACATAACCAACACTTCCTTTGACAGCAGCCACGGTGAAGAAGACACAG GTGGCTCAGATGAAGGACAAGACTGGGAGCTGACAAAG CGTGGAGTCGTCGGCCAGGTCACTCCTGACTCCGCTAAGCGTCCTCGGAGGCGCTGGTCTCATCGTATGGGCTCTCTGGAGCTGATAGTTAAATCCATGATGGACCTGAGGCAGCTGGAGACCTTTGCTCACAAGAAAAACCCCAACTGTCCCCCAtatgacagagaaagacaaagcaTGTCCAGCCTCCAGGATCCCATG CAGCAGTTGGAGGAGAGAGCTAAGCGACATCGGCCCTGGCCACACGCTGACTGGTTGTCCTCACACACATCCAAGGGCATCAAGGGGACGGACGGAGTAGTGCTCTACCCTGAGGAAAACGAAGATGATACAGGTCTACCGGGCAG TGAATATTTGGTGAAGGAGCAGCACTGCAGGATGCAAGGGCGAGCAATCCGCAGTGAGAGCCAGGACAGCCGCAGCCCAGACAGTGCCTGCTCTCTGGGCTATGACAGTAGAGAGTCCAGCCCTGAACATGTCCTGGATG ATTCTGTAGATGTGGAGTCCCTGAGCCAAGACAGCTCTGATGaggagaatgaggagagggaagaagaggagctAAAGGCAGAATTGACCAGTATGGACGAGGCTCTGAGGACAGTGACTGATGCTGCTGAACACTGCCAAGAGGATTTTCTTAAGCAGAACTTTGAGACACTGGCAGACAGCTGCAGTGCGG ctgagcagagcagagtcCCACGGCTCAGTATGTCTTCACGCTTCCTGGCCAGAGGACATAATAACAG GGGGGTACCTCAATTTGCCAAAGTGCATGGAAAGGGACAAGGCAGCCACTCCGCTAAGCCCCCAGTGTCAAAAGTACGGCCCTTGATGGAAGATGGccagagcagaaacacagaggaCAAGACCCCTGTGTCCCCTGGCAGGATCGAGCAGCCAAA CAGGTTAGATGCTGTTGCTACAGAGAGAGACTGTGCTCCCACCCTAAGACCCCAAAAAAAGAAGACTTCAGGGTCCCACTTGTGGAGGTTGTCCAACCCTCCAGCTAAAGCTCCGATGCTGCTGGACAGAGCGACGTGTTTACAGAAATCTCACTCTGCCCAGGACCTGGCCTCAGACC CTCATCACTCCCCTGTGCCCTCTAGTGACCGAAGAGAGTTGCGCAAGAGACCTCAGCAACTTTTCCTGGATCATGACATGCCTAGGCCTTCATTCCActtttcctccccctcctctggGTCTCCACAGTCTCCTCAGTCTCCTCTACCCTGGGAGAGCCCCAAACTCAAGCCCCAGCATTCCTACATGAACCCAACTGCCAGCTCCATGGCCAAAAGCAGCCGCTCCTCGTCACTGGGCGAGGATATCCAGATGGGAATTCCACCTAACTCCCCTTCCTTCCCCAAAGGCAGGAGATTGTCCGGGGAGCTGGAGGTTGAACTTCCCCTGCTCACCTCATCTCCTGTTACGGCATTCCCATCCCCTGTCTCTTCTCCGTTGTCCCCCTTATCTTGTCCTCTACCCAACAGTCCCTCCCCAACTGTCCCCCATCGCACTGCTACAGTTTCACCAAACTCCAGTCTCCCTCAGAACATCCCGCCCTCTCGCATCCCGCTTCCCAAGCAGCCTCTCAGCCCTCGCCGCAGTCTCTGTCTAGAGGTAAAGCCGAACTCAAGCCTGTGTGGAGGCGCGACAACGAGGGCTTCTACTCCTAACATAGGCCCTGGATGTGATGTTGCATCCACCGCAGTAAATAAACAAG CTCTGGGAAGAAATCTGTCTCTAAGTTTGGATCCTTCTTTGCTAAGTTCACTACcagtgaagcagaggagagagtcGATGTCTGAGAG TACCAAGGAGCCAGGACAGGTGGCTGTGGCTAAAGAGTGCCCTCTGGTGCCCGAACAAGCCTACACATCGATTGCTGACCCCCAGCCAG atcACTCTATCACCTTGGAAACTTGTAGGCAGGCTGTTACTGAGCTTCACAACAGTCTTAGGACAACAATCATGCTCTACACTACG GTGCTACACTGTGGCCCAGAGCCCACTGAAGATCAACAGGAGATGAAGAGCATCCTGTCCGAGGCCCTGTTCACAGTTAAGGCTGAGCTGGACTCCCTGCCATATCCCAACTCACAGTGCGAAGAGGCCCGAGGGGACCAGGAGATCAAAGGTGAAGGAGATAAAGCCCTGGCTCTGCTGGAGCAGTATgccgagctgctgctgaagTCAGTGGAGAGAAGGCTAGATACCAAGACCTGA
- the LOC122999602 gene encoding mitogen-activated protein kinase-binding protein 1-like isoform X3 — protein MPGDGFTIKSRIRNLLRSPSIKQNKNRKENLTSKVTLEKVLGITASGNSGLACDPRSGLVAYPAGCVVVLLNPKKNRQHHIINTSRKTITALSFSPDGRYLVTGESGHLPAVRLWDVAERRQVAELQKHKYGISCVAFSPNSKYIVSVGNQHDMMVNVWAWKKDVVVAANKVSSKVTGVSFSEDSSYFVTAGNRHVKFWYLDHCKANKASAPVPLLGRSGLLGELRNNFFCDVACGRGSKSDSTFCITSSGLLCEFNSKRMLDKWVDLRTGVAQSLSLSEDMIFCGCADGTVRAFSPIDLHFVCTLPRPHPLGSDVSAITEASHLFSTKTDTRYPDSTAVTYDPVSNWLSCVYSDHSLYVWDVRDVNRAGKVHSALFHAACVWDLEMFPDVPGDMGAGLSSGAFLTSSADNTIRLWHMEETHVHSQNILSSDLLNIIYIDGNTAALQDPECMTNVNADKLGDGQAAESRTGIRTICVSPDGKHLASGDRNGMLRVHDLSSMEEILKVDAHDAEILCLEYSKPETGLKLLATASRDRLIHVLDAEDDYSLVQTLDEHSSSITAVRFAANDNKVRMISCGADKSIYFRTAHKTDRGTEFRRSHHMVRKTTLYDMGVDSTCKYAAVGCQDRCIRIFNISSGKQKKLYKGSLSEDGSLLRVQIDPSGQYVATSCSDKNISIFDFYTGECVATMFGHSEIVTGMKFTNNCKHLISVSGDSCIFVWRLAPELTISMRERLCQLRQNPNTPPCKTSSLRREVYSAPALGALSSDSDHEHDEEDGAENEDSNDQEDNITNTSFDSSHGEEDTGGSDEGQDWELTKRGVVGQVTPDSAKRPRRRWSHRMGSLELIVKSMMDLRQLETFAHKKNPNCPPYDRERQSMSSLQDPMQQLEERAKRHRPWPHADWLSSHTSKGIKGTDGVVLYPEENEDDTGLPGSEYLVKEQHCRMQGRAIRSESQDSRSPDSACSLGYDSRESSPEHVLDDSVDVESLSQDSSDEENEEREEEELKAELTSMDEALRTVTDAAEHCQEDFLKQNFETLADSCSAAEQSRVPRLSMSSRFLARGHNNRGVPQFAKVHGKGQGSHSAKPPVSKVRPLMEDGQSRNTEDKTPVSPGRIEQPKLDAVATERDCAPTLRPQKKKTSGSHLWRLSNPPAKAPMLLDRATCLQKSHSAQDLASDPHHSPVPSSDRRELRKRPQQLFLDHDMPRPSFHFSSPSSGSPQSPQSPLPWESPKLKPQHSYMNPTASSMAKSSRSSSLGEDIQMGIPPNSPSFPKGRRLSGELEVELPLLTSSPVTAFPSPVSSPLSPLSCPLPNSPSPTVPHRTATVSPNSSLPQNIPPSRIPLPKQPLSPRRSLCLEVKPNSSLCGGATTRASTPNIGPGCDVASTAVNKQALGRNLSLSLDPSLLSSLPVKQRRESMSESTKEPGQVAVAKECPLVPEQAYTSIADPQPDHSITLETCRQAVTELHNSLRTTIMLYTTVLHCGPEPTEDQQEMKSILSEALFTVKAELDSLPYPNSQCEEARGDQEIKGEGDKALALLEQYAELLLKSVERRLDTKT, from the exons atgcctGGCGATGGGTTCACGATCAAAAGTCGCATCAGGAATTTGCTGCGCTCTCCATCAATCAAACAGAACAAGAACAGGAAAGAAAATCTCACCAGCAAG GTAACTCTGGAAAAGGTCCTCGGCATCACCGCCTCAGGAAACAGCGGTCTGGCCTGCGACCCCCGATCCGGACTAGTCGCATATCCTGCAGG GTGTGTGGTAGTCTTGCTGAACCCCAAAAAGAACAGACAGCACCACATTATTAACACATCAAG AAAGACCATCACGGCTCTGTCCTTCTCCCCTGATGGCAGGTACTTGGTCACAGGAGAG AGCGGCCATCTACCAGCGGTGAGATTGTGGGACGTAGCAGAACGAAGACAGGTGGCGGAGCTCCAGAAGCACAAATATGGCATCTCCTGCGTGGCCTTTTCCCCGAACAGCAAGTACATTGTCAGCGTGGGAAACCAGCACGACATGATGGTCAACGTCTGGGCGTGGAAA AAAGATGTAGTAGTGGCTGCCAACAAGGTGTCCAGTAAGGTGACAGGTGTGTCTTTCTCTGAGGACAGCTCCTACTTTGTAACTGCAGGGAACAGACATGTCAAGTTCTGGTATCTGGATCACTGCAAGGCCAACAAG GCCAGTGCTCCTGTCCCTCTGCTGGGCCGCTCGGGGCTGCTGGGAGAGCTGAGGAACAACTTCTTCTGTGATGTGGCTTGTGGGCGAGGCTCCAAATCTGACTCCACCTTCTGCATCACCTCCTCGGgcctgttgtgtgaatttaacAGCAAGAGGATGCTGGACAAGTGGGTGGACCTACGG ACGGGCGTGGCccagtctctgtctctgtctgaggATATGATCTTCTGCGGCTGCGCTGATGGAACAGTGCGAGCCTTCAGCCCCATCGATCTGCACTTTGTCTGCACGCTGCCACGGCCGCACCCCCTTGGCTCTGACGTCTCGGCCATCACTGAGGCCAG CCACCTATTCTCCACCAAGACGGACACCCGTTACCCAGACTCCACTGCTGTTACCTACGACCCCGTCAGCAACTGGCTCAGCTGTgtttatagtgatcacagtCTGTATGTGTGGGATGTGAGAGACGTCAACAGGGCGGGGAAGGTGCACTCTGCCCTCTTCCATGCTGCTTGTGTCTGGGACCTGGAG ATGTTTCCAGATGTTCCTGGGGATATGGGTGCCGGTCTGTCATCAGGTGCATTTCTTACTTCTTCAGCTGATAACACCATCAGACTGTGGCACATGGAGGAAACTCATGTTCATTCTCAAAATATCCTCAGCAGT GATCTCCTGAATATTATCTACATAGATGGAAACACTGCTGCCTTGCAGGATCCAGAATGTATGACAAATGTGAATGCAGATAAACTAGGGGATGGacaggcagcagagagcaggacaGGCATCCGGACCATCTGTGTCAGTCCAGACGGCAAACATCTGGCATCTGGAGATCGCAACGGGATGCTGAG GGTTCATGACCTCAGCAGCATGGAGGAGATTCTGAAAGTGGATGCCCATGATGCTGAAATCCTCTGTCTTGAGTACAGTAAACCAGAAACAG GTCTGAAGCTGTTGGCTACAGCTAGCAGGGACCGTCTGATTCATGTCTTGGATGCTGAGGATGACTACAGTCTGGTACAGACACTCGACGAGCACTCTTCATCCATAACAGCCGTCCGCTTTGCTG CTAACGACAACAAGGTGAGGATGATCAGTTGCGGGGCAGACAAGAGCATCTACTTCCGCACTGCACACAAG ACTGACAGAGGAACAGAGTTCAGGCGTTCTCACCACATGGTGAGGAAGACCACACTGTATGACATGGGTGTCGACTCCACCTGCAAGTACGCTGCTGTCGGCTGTCAGGACCGCTGCATCag GATTTTCAACATCAGCAGTGGCAAACAGAAGAAACTCTACAAAGGATCACTGAGTGAAGATGGCAGTCTGCTCAGG GTTCAGATCGATCCCTCAGGTCAATATGTGGCCACAAGCTGCTCCgataaaaacatcagcatcttCGACTTCTACACAGGGGAGTGTGTCGCCACTATGTTCGGACACTCTG AGATTGTCACTGGGATGAAGTTTACCAACAACTGCAAGCATTTGATTTCTGTGTCAGGGGACAG CTGTATCTTTGTGTGGCGACTGGCTCCGGAGCTGACAATCAGCATGAGAGAGAGGCTCTGCCAGCTCAGACAAAACCCAAACACACCGCCATGCAAGACCTCCAGTCTCAG GCGAGAGGTGTACAGCGCCCCGGCTTTGGGTGCTCTGTCCTCTGACAGTGATCACGAACACGATGAGGAGGATGGAGCAGAGAATGAAGACTCCAACGACCAAGAAGACAACATAACCAACACTTCCTTTGACAGCAGCCACGGTGAAGAAGACACAG GTGGCTCAGATGAAGGACAAGACTGGGAGCTGACAAAG CGTGGAGTCGTCGGCCAGGTCACTCCTGACTCCGCTAAGCGTCCTCGGAGGCGCTGGTCTCATCGTATGGGCTCTCTGGAGCTGATAGTTAAATCCATGATGGACCTGAGGCAGCTGGAGACCTTTGCTCACAAGAAAAACCCCAACTGTCCCCCAtatgacagagaaagacaaagcaTGTCCAGCCTCCAGGATCCCATG CAGCAGTTGGAGGAGAGAGCTAAGCGACATCGGCCCTGGCCACACGCTGACTGGTTGTCCTCACACACATCCAAGGGCATCAAGGGGACGGACGGAGTAGTGCTCTACCCTGAGGAAAACGAAGATGATACAGGTCTACCGGGCAG TGAATATTTGGTGAAGGAGCAGCACTGCAGGATGCAAGGGCGAGCAATCCGCAGTGAGAGCCAGGACAGCCGCAGCCCAGACAGTGCCTGCTCTCTGGGCTATGACAGTAGAGAGTCCAGCCCTGAACATGTCCTGGATG ATTCTGTAGATGTGGAGTCCCTGAGCCAAGACAGCTCTGATGaggagaatgaggagagggaagaagaggagctAAAGGCAGAATTGACCAGTATGGACGAGGCTCTGAGGACAGTGACTGATGCTGCTGAACACTGCCAAGAGGATTTTCTTAAGCAGAACTTTGAGACACTGGCAGACAGCTGCAGTGCGG ctgagcagagcagagtcCCACGGCTCAGTATGTCTTCACGCTTCCTGGCCAGAGGACATAATAACAG GGGGGTACCTCAATTTGCCAAAGTGCATGGAAAGGGACAAGGCAGCCACTCCGCTAAGCCCCCAGTGTCAAAAGTACGGCCCTTGATGGAAGATGGccagagcagaaacacagaggaCAAGACCCCTGTGTCCCCTGGCAGGATCGAGCAGCCAAA GTTAGATGCTGTTGCTACAGAGAGAGACTGTGCTCCCACCCTAAGACCCCAAAAAAAGAAGACTTCAGGGTCCCACTTGTGGAGGTTGTCCAACCCTCCAGCTAAAGCTCCGATGCTGCTGGACAGAGCGACGTGTTTACAGAAATCTCACTCTGCCCAGGACCTGGCCTCAGACC CTCATCACTCCCCTGTGCCCTCTAGTGACCGAAGAGAGTTGCGCAAGAGACCTCAGCAACTTTTCCTGGATCATGACATGCCTAGGCCTTCATTCCActtttcctccccctcctctggGTCTCCACAGTCTCCTCAGTCTCCTCTACCCTGGGAGAGCCCCAAACTCAAGCCCCAGCATTCCTACATGAACCCAACTGCCAGCTCCATGGCCAAAAGCAGCCGCTCCTCGTCACTGGGCGAGGATATCCAGATGGGAATTCCACCTAACTCCCCTTCCTTCCCCAAAGGCAGGAGATTGTCCGGGGAGCTGGAGGTTGAACTTCCCCTGCTCACCTCATCTCCTGTTACGGCATTCCCATCCCCTGTCTCTTCTCCGTTGTCCCCCTTATCTTGTCCTCTACCCAACAGTCCCTCCCCAACTGTCCCCCATCGCACTGCTACAGTTTCACCAAACTCCAGTCTCCCTCAGAACATCCCGCCCTCTCGCATCCCGCTTCCCAAGCAGCCTCTCAGCCCTCGCCGCAGTCTCTGTCTAGAGGTAAAGCCGAACTCAAGCCTGTGTGGAGGCGCGACAACGAGGGCTTCTACTCCTAACATAGGCCCTGGATGTGATGTTGCATCCACCGCAGTAAATAAACAAG CTCTGGGAAGAAATCTGTCTCTAAGTTTGGATCCTTCTTTGCTAAGTTCACTACcagtgaagcagaggagagagtcGATGTCTGAGAG TACCAAGGAGCCAGGACAGGTGGCTGTGGCTAAAGAGTGCCCTCTGGTGCCCGAACAAGCCTACACATCGATTGCTGACCCCCAGCCAG atcACTCTATCACCTTGGAAACTTGTAGGCAGGCTGTTACTGAGCTTCACAACAGTCTTAGGACAACAATCATGCTCTACACTACG GTGCTACACTGTGGCCCAGAGCCCACTGAAGATCAACAGGAGATGAAGAGCATCCTGTCCGAGGCCCTGTTCACAGTTAAGGCTGAGCTGGACTCCCTGCCATATCCCAACTCACAGTGCGAAGAGGCCCGAGGGGACCAGGAGATCAAAGGTGAAGGAGATAAAGCCCTGGCTCTGCTGGAGCAGTATgccgagctgctgctgaagTCAGTGGAGAGAAGGCTAGATACCAAGACCTGA